TGCGACTGAATCAATTCGGATATGCGTTGGAAGCTCGCTCGAATGTCCAAAGGGAACGCATCGAGCGATGCCTTTACCTCTTCATTCAAAAATCCAACCACCCATCCCATTTTTCAATTATACCTTTTTTGCAATGTTGGCAAGATGTCCGGCATGGCAATTTCTCCCGGCTGGGAACACAACTATCATCCCGCGATTCCGAATAAATGGCGTGTGTTCAGGCGAGCACACGTTGGACCGCCGCCGATTTGACCTCCTCCGTGCCCTCGATTGTGAAAGTGGTACACTTGTGTACGCAATGGTACGCAAGGAGCCGCTATGGAAACCCTGAAGATCGGCATGAGAGAGTTCCGCGACAAACTCGCCACCTACCTGCTGGAATCGGAAGCGCCGGTGGCGATTACCCGCCACGGCGATACAGTCGGCTACTTCATTCCCGCTCGCCGCAAGCGTAGCGAAACGGAGCGGGCGGCCCTGAAAGAAGCCTCTGCACGCTGGCAGGAGATTCTTGACGCCGAGGGTGTTTCTGAGGAAGAGGCGGTGGCCGACTTCAAGCGTTGGCGGGCGGAACAAAAGCGATGACGGAACAGAAGCGCCTGGTGCTCGACGCCAACATTCTCCTCCGGGCCGTCTTCGGCGTCCGGGTACGCAGTCTTCTCGAAACCTATGAGGATTCCGTGAGCTTCTATACCCCGGACGTTTGCTTTGGCGACGCCCGGAAGTACATTCCCACAATCGCCGCGACCCGCCACTTCGATCCAGCCGCAGGTCTTCTTGTCCACGATCAGTTGGCCCGTCTCGTTGAGATCGTAGACCTCAGCCTGTATGAAGAATATGAATCGTCAGCGCGGGAAAGAATGATCGCCAGGGACGTTGAGGACTGGCCCATCGTGGCAACCTCATTGCTACTTAACTGCCCGGTCTGGACAGAAGATCAGGATTTCTTTGGCAGCGGCATCGCAACGTGGACAACCAACAACGTTGAATTGTATCTGCGAGACGCATAGCTCTCATCAGGGCTGCGA
This is a stretch of genomic DNA from Granulicella sp. WH15. It encodes these proteins:
- a CDS encoding PIN domain-containing protein, which translates into the protein MTEQKRLVLDANILLRAVFGVRVRSLLETYEDSVSFYTPDVCFGDARKYIPTIAATRHFDPAAGLLVHDQLARLVEIVDLSLYEEYESSARERMIARDVEDWPIVATSLLLNCPVWTEDQDFFGSGIATWTTNNVELYLRDA
- a CDS encoding prevent-host-death protein codes for the protein METLKIGMREFRDKLATYLLESEAPVAITRHGDTVGYFIPARRKRSETERAALKEASARWQEILDAEGVSEEEAVADFKRWRAEQKR